The nucleotide sequence TTGGTCTCTAGGTAAAGTTCcttttgcttttcttactgtGTTATAATTAGCAGATTTCTTGTATTTCCTATGAATTCAAGTTCCTTTTTTAGGTTGCTGTATCTATGAGATGACTGCTCTCAAGCCCGCATTCAAAGCTTTTGTGAGTTTTAACAATCTACAATTCTATTGCTTTTTCATTGGGTTTATAGGTAGTTAGTATTTGAATTCAGTTTTAGGACAAAAGACCTTCTCTATTATTTACAATTGTTCATTGATTATTTGTTTTTGTCTATCACTGAATAAACCGGTTTAGCTCTTTTAACAGAGTTTTAAATTTGGGATTATATCACCTAGATTTGTATGGTTGGAATTTACTCAGAGGGCTAGGACTCTGTAGTCAGATTgccaatttattttattttttatttctcagTATGATCTGACTTGTGTCTATTGTACCATTTTTTACATGATATCATGATTGCCAGTCTTTATCATTTCTGTAAATGCTGCCTTTCACTACCATTAGTTTTTAATGTATTGATAATTCCATTATATGATCACACACATGAGCTTCCTGTTAccacaaagaaaaagaagagtccAAGTAGCCAAGTAGGGAAGAGGAGATTGTAACTTTTAAAATCTTGGTCTCTTTCTTGGTTTTGCTCTTATTATGGTCACAATCCTGCATTTGTGTTAGTTTAACCTTGGTGGATGCTTAACTTTACATAACATGAAATGAAAATTTAGTGCCATTATTGCAGAAGAAACAGATTTGAAATTCAAGTTTGTATGCTCTTATGTCCCTATTCCGTATCCGGATATTTTTTTAACTCCAAACAGTTGCTTGATTAGATGTCTCATTTTGGATAGATTTATGAACATCTTTTAGTAGATTTCATTATTCATTAGATTGCTGCTAAGGAATATCCTTGTTGATGATTATCATATGCCTTGATACCGAAAGATCTTGTATGCTGTATTGCAATGTGTAATATTTAAACAGGATTACAATTCTTCTTTGCAAAATGTTTCTTTGTATCTTGGGCCTTGATGATATTAGGATGTGGTTAACATTTAACAGAACTAAAATGAAGGAATTCAGTTTgcaattctttattttttaaatgttataaaactgaccctCCAATTCTACTGACAATAACATGTAAATTTGTTTCATGTCTTGTCATTTTTGTTCAAGTAGGATATGCAGGCTTTGATAAACAAAATCAGCAAGTCCATAGTGGCTCCTCTACCAAGTTCATATTCTGGTGCATTGTGAGCATCAGCTCCTCTCTTATTTGGTTAGCTAGACACATTAACTAATCCAATTTATGATGACATTTCTTGGTTATTGTGTGCAGTAGGGGACTTATCAGAAGCATGCTCAGAAAAAGTCCTGAATACAGGCCAAGTGTATGTATTTTGACAAAAAAAGAGCAAAATTTGGATGTTCCTCtttaattctatattttattttgtaattcttTTCATAGTCCATTAGATGAGTATAAATCAACAGGCTGCAGAATTGCTAAAACATCCACATCTTCAACCTTATGTGCTTCAAGTCAACCTAAAATGCAATCTTTCAAGGAATATGCTTCCTATTAACCAAGCTCCATATAATCCCGTAAGGAAAATCAGATttcaagatgatgaagatgaTCTTATTTGCACGGATAAGGAAAAAAGAAAGTCTTTAGGCAATGAGAGGATCTTGAAACTCATGGCTATAAGTTCAACTCGGACTATTAAAGATTTTCCAAATTGTCAAAACCAGAAGATAAAGAATCTTTCACTTGGCAGCAGTCAAGTCGGGGAGATGGGTAGTGACAAAACAACCAGTGAGCACTCAGGTACTTTGAAGAGCCCCAAAGAAACATTTAAAACATTCATGTCTCCTAGTACATGGATGGAACCCTCAAAATCATTGCACGCCAAATCAAGACGCGAGTCGGTATGGCCATCACACTGCTTTTGTGTTTCTTATATTTAACATAATAAGGATCTACTTATTAGATCTTGATTTGGATGTTTAAAATATAGAATATTCATATCCTTTTCTGCTTGATTTTATCAATAGACACCAACTTTTACATCGTTTTGCTGGATTGCATTTCCCAATAAGCACAATCATTTTGTTTTCTGAGATGATCATCTCTGAATCACAAGCATTAAGATTTCATTTTGGGATATGTAAAGCAACGGCATTGTGGTTGCTATTCTGTTAAACAAAAGATTCCATATTATCATGTTGcctatgaaattgatttttatatATTGTGCCTATTTAAAGTTCACCATAAGCTAGTCCAAATGCTTTGAATTACATAGAAGATGTTATTTATCCAAAATCTCTGTGCATCGATGCCACTATAATTCTTGGTGCACAAGATCATCACTCATGACTAATATTTGGATTCTTAATGCAGCTTGGATCACAAACTCATGCTGATAGAATTAGTCAAGCTTCTCGAAGGGCATCCCTTCCTTTGCCTACTTTTGAAACTTCTAAATCCATTTTTGGTGTTCTCCACCATGTTGACTCCCCTGATGTCTCAGTCAACTCCCCTCGAATAGATAGAATTGCAGAATTTCCATTAGCTTCATTTGAAGATCCCTTGCTACCAATACCCAAATTATCAGCTCATGGCTCCTCCTCAGCGACCCCACATTATGGAGACCGTTCTATCACAAAGGACAAATGCACTATCCAAATTTACCGAACTGAAGGCGACAATGGAAGTGATTCTTCAGATCAAAATCCAACAGTTGCAGCAGATGCTTCTAGCCGTGGATCATCAGAATCAAGGCAGCGGAGGTTTGACCCTTCATCGTACCAGCAAAGGGCGGAAGCACTGGAGGGATTGCTTGAATTCAGTGCTCAGCTGTTGCAACAGGAGAGGTACGATGAGTTGGGTGTCTTGCTGAAGCCGTTCGGTCCAGGGAAAGTCTCTCCAAGGGAAACGGCAATATGGCTGACCAAGAGCTTCAAAGAAACTGCAATGTAACATAGAAATCCAACTGAATGTGCTCGTCTAACTGAAGTTTTGATGCTAGGTCTCAGGTGATTTTGTTCCAGTTCTGTAATATCAAATAGCTTGATAGGCTGATGGTTTAGTATGAGTATGTTTAGAACTAGTGTTGAGTAGATAATGTTTCTTAAACCTGCATGTACTACCTTCTGACAATTTGAATACTATTTCTAGCTGTTTTAGCACCCCTTCCTCTCTATATATCATTTTCTTGCCAGAATGTGAAATTTTCCTGTGCAAATGCTTGGAGAAACTTCATGGATGTGAAATTTCTTGAATTAGTTCAGGATAATGCATAATCTCTTTCTTTCTCGGTGACATGCTGTTGATATCAAATGGAGATGTGGCAGCAAATTCACCAGGTAGGCAGGTGGATGTTTTATCACTGCATACTTACAGGACTATCGAGATGTTTGTTTTTATATTTCATCATCTCTTGAATTATCTATCGGCTAAATTTAGAGCAATTTATATACATTAGAAGTCGATTTTCAGAGTATCAGTCTCATTTTGGATTCAAATtttttatcatattatttttaatCCAAGTATTTTACTGTTGCTTTACGTCAGTGggtactatagatcatagttttgGAAatgtaaatgaaaaaaaaacagaaaatgaGAGTAGAAAATAGTAGATTATTTCATAAACTTACACAACCACAAAATTTATAGAGCTCGATTTGTTGATAACAGAAACTGACAATAACAGCCTTTAACTTTTTGAACATTATTCGACATACTTGAATTTGATCGTAGCTGATCCTGTATCTATATATTTAAATACAATGCTGCTCAAATTTATACCTGATTAGATGTTCGCTATCttaattcatttaaattttttttatgagaaATTTGTTCTATTGCTGATATACTAATTCGAGATTTTAttcaataaacaaaaaaaattatagtgATCCGCGAATCTTTTTAATTCATAAGTGACATTCCTTTTAGAGCAGttatagttaaaataaaatgAATCGAAAAATAGAAGTGGATTTAGGGAAAATACCGAgagatatatatttttaataaaacgttattttgaattttaataatactGAGAGCAGTTGGGTAATTTCGGAAGGCAAATATGCCCTATTTTTTTTCGCCCCCTGCTCCTCCTCGTCTTCTATTCTGTTCGatacctttcttctttcttccttctcgGCGATGTCTTCGTCAGTGATTCCACGGGGACAGGTAACTCTCTCAGAACCCTAATTCTTCTCCTGGTTCATTATCTTAAACTCCCCCCTCTCCTATGTTTCTTTCCCCATTATTGTTAAAGGTGGATCTCGTTGATTTCGTCGATTGGAGCGGCGTCGAGTGCCTCAATCAGATAGGGAAAAATCCGATTGCCAACGCTTTGAAGCAGGTGATCGTCGTGTGTGGCAGATATTTTTCGTAGTCGCAGCATAAACGAGGCCATAGTTTCCGTCGAATgaatgatttttatttattttgcttcTCTGTCAAAATTAGGGTTATAGGGATGATGATGGTTTGCATCTGGAGAGTGACGCTGATGAACAGCTTTTGATTTACATTCCTTTCACCCAAGTGGTTAAGCTGCACTCGGCTGTAATCACTGGCCCGGAAGAGGAAGGTGCTATACCTTTTTGTTTTTTGTCTTCCTTTTAGAATGCCATCTGTTGCTACTCAGACAACTCCTGATTCCAACTCGTTGTTCATCTGAAGATTATGTCAATACGAAACTAAAAGATGCTTACAAGTTGCACACTGTAAGATTGTGAATAAGCATTCTACCTGACCTGTTCAGTGAAACTTATCTTGACATACTTTGTACTGCGGCAAGATTCATTCTAAGTGTATTTTATACAAGCGTCTTGAAACTTCTTTCAATGTCTGTGTCACTGTTTGTGTCCTAATCTGCTAATCTAGGTATCCTTTTTAAATTACTTAACGTATTAAATGACAAAACATCTGTATGATTATTTAACCTTATTATAGATAATGGTGCAgtccattttttttcttcaaaaagcATGCCACCATATGTTTCATATATGTTATCCAAGTGTCACAATTTTAATGCACGAGAAGTTAAACATGGTCTCACGTTGCTATAAATGTTGGATTTCTTTTAGTTGTTTTTTCCTCTCTTGAACTTTTTGACATGCCCaaactcttctcttaatcatcACTTCATCAGGTCCTAGGACAGTAAAACTCTTTGCAAACAAAGAACACATGGGCTTCAGGTACTTTGTGTAACTGATATATCCTTGTTATCAAGATTAGCAGATCATTAGGAATTTTCCTATAATCCTGCATTATTTGGTTAACAATTTATAATATTGCAGTAATGTTAATGATCCACCAAGTGACTCCTTCAATATATCAGCTGACAATCTTAAGGTGAAGCACATATTCTTTCTTGTTGTGTCTCTGTGCTGTAAATTCTTTTGTGTTAATCTGTTAAGATTTTGCAGCTATATTGCTTTTCCTGTACATACGGTTAATAGTTATGCTTCATATGTTGAAATTTCAGGGGAAGCCTGTTACATTGAAGTACGTCAAGTTTCAAAATGTTTGCAGGTAAAtgcaatatataatttttttttattaactacAACATTCTTCAAATGTGCAAGTAAATGTCTTTATGTTACTAATTTGCACAATATTTCACCAGCTTAACAATTTTTATCGAGGACAACCAAGGTGGTGGCGATGTCACAAAACTTCAGAAGATTTCACTTTATGGAACAACGTGAGTGTACATGTCATATTGTACAATTTTTTCCCCTAAATTACCTAACTTTTGGTTCAATTATTGACATAGTAGAAACTTTAATTGAATAATTAAACTGCATCAATCTCTAATCAATCAGATCTTTTGCTGATGGAAACCTACATTGTCTTCCATGATTTATTTTTTGAGAAAGACATAAGTGAATAAACAGATATCTTTTGAGTATACACTCACTCAGACAGACAGGTTTTCTATTGCTAttataaattatgaaaaaaaaaagccATGTGCTATGACTGTAGTGCCCAAATGACCACAAGATTAACGGGTGCTATAATTTGATGTATCTATTCATATAGAATATTTGTCTCTGCTTGATGTTCGCTGGCAACCTAACTCAATCCTCAGCTTTTTTTCATCTGAACTTGAGACCATCATTTAGTGTTTTTAATGGATGCTATACCAAGTGTTAATTATAAAGAAAAGAATAggtcaaaatccaaaacctaaattaCATATGTATGCAATATTAGGTTTGTCTAGATAAGAATCTGGTGTACAACTACTTTAGTAACAACATATCTAACAACAAAATCACTCATTGCCGAGTTTTGGTCCCTGACTACAATATATTCAATATGGTTTGGTACACATCAAAGCACGATGTGGTAAATTTAGATGAATTTTACTCCTTTATTACCTTAAACATAGTATTTTTTTAGGATTAGCAATTGGATATTGattgaattaaatattattatattaataccATATTGATAGTTGACATGACTCAACATATGGTAAAATGTGGAGAAATGATACGCTGAGTGAATCTGGAGCACGAAATGCTCAGGGAATGACTCAGCACTTCCTAcgtggaaaaaaaaagaaataaaaaaaatcaatatggAGAAcactaggcctggaccgatcaggctccaccctgatcggtcctcaaggtctctgatcggtcatgggaccgatcaggccctaggctgatcggtccccagaccgatccccaacTCACGTTGGTTTCTAAgcctgatcggtcagtagaccgatcagcctataggtggatcggtccacagaccgatccccctattgttctctgaatcccatcgctatctgatcggtctacagaccgatcagataacttacagtggactactgtttggttactgaccggtcaccagaccgatcagataacccacagaaatctactgtttggttactgatcggtcaccagaccgatcagataaccacagtatcactggatcggtcagcagaccgatccaatactcatgtggatttagagcttcccagccctaaaccctaaagccttcctgatctagagcaAAAACTCCATTGAAGAGCAAAAACTCCATTGAGGAGATTCACGATCAAGCCAAACAATATAACTTCTACAATTACCGAGCAATATATGAGAATTATATGTGGCAGAGCAATAACACAATATAACTTCTACAATTACTTCAAGGGAGGGTGACCAACAACAGTCCAACTCTGAAGATACAAAATAACTAAGACAAAATCCCCATAAGCTGTGTAGCATGGATACGGGTACGGGTATCGTATCGGACACGACACGGATACGGCGAtacgaaattttttgaaaatataagacACGATACGGCTAAGATACGGcgattattaaaatatataaatattatatatatatatatatatataatataaaaaaattaaaaatcctacAATAGAAACCACATTACATCAATCATAATATCCATTACAAACAAAAagtaaacataacaaaatataaaACACCAAATCCATCTTAAACAAGTAACAAAATCAAACATCCATATCTGTATCATCACCAACACCACCTTCGTCAGTAAACAAGACTGACTCCAACTCAGGTTCATCAAGGGATAAATTGGCAATTTCAAGGATAAAAGCACCCTCCATGTCCATAGAATCAAATCCATCTGCTCCAACATCCCACATCTTACTTTCTCCTTCATTATAATGTGGACTCCTCCTAGATAAAAGACGAAGATTATAGTGAACATACACCAAATCTTCCGCTCTTTGTGGTATTATCTTGTTCCTCTTCAATGAGTGTATGAAACTGTAGGTGctccaatttctctcacaacaagaagaagaagatggttgtCCAAGTAGCTTTAAAGCTAAACTTTGAAGAGTTGGTGTAGAAGCACCATGGATAACCCACC is from Zingiber officinale cultivar Zhangliang chromosome 7B, Zo_v1.1, whole genome shotgun sequence and encodes:
- the LOC122005527 gene encoding serine/threonine-protein kinase Nek2-like, translated to MTWVKIGCEMEQYEVLEQIGKGAFGSALLVKHKVENKRYVLKKIRLARQTNRSRRSAHLEMELISKVRSPFIVDYKDSWVEKGCYVCIVIGYCEGGDMAEAIKKASGHLFPEEKLCKWLVQLLMALDYLHNNHILHRDVKCSNIFLTKDQNIRLGDFGLAKILSSDDLACSVVGTPSYMCPELLADIPYGSKSDIWSLGCCIYEMTALKPAFKAFDMQALINKISKSIVAPLPSSYSGAFRGLIRSMLRKSPEYRPSAAELLKHPHLQPYVLQVNLKCNLSRNMLPINQAPYNPVRKIRFQDDEDDLICTDKEKRKSLGNERILKLMAISSTRTIKDFPNCQNQKIKNLSLGSSQVGEMGSDKTTSEHSGTLKSPKETFKTFMSPSTWMEPSKSLHAKSRRESLGSQTHADRISQASRRASLPLPTFETSKSIFGVLHHVDSPDVSVNSPRIDRIAEFPLASFEDPLLPIPKLSAHGSSSATPHYGDRSITKDKCTIQIYRTEGDNGSDSSDQNPTVAADASSRGSSESRQRRFDPSSYQQRAEALEGLLEFSAQLLQQERYDELGVLLKPFGPGKVSPRETAIWLTKSFKETAM
- the LOC122004243 gene encoding PITH domain-containing protein At3g04780-like, encoding MLLISNGDVAANSPGRQVDVLSLHTYRTIEISWVISEGKYALFFFAPCSSSSSILFDTFLLSSFSAMSSSVIPRGQVDLVDFVDWSGVECLNQIGKNPIANALKQGYRDDDGLHLESDADEQLLIYIPFTQVVKLHSAVITGPEEEGPRTVKLFANKEHMGFSNVNDPPSDSFNISADNLKGKPVTLKYVKFQNVCSLTIFIEDNQGGGDVTKLQKISLYGTTVDTTNMKDLKKIEDH